The Halobacterium litoreum genome includes a region encoding these proteins:
- a CDS encoding DUF502 domain-containing protein: protein MQRARESMYDRIREATLTGVAVVVPILVTLYVLSVAVGVVTDLLDPLVVLLEELGVAPNASELIVDVVGVGVIFAVTVVVGFAASFQSGEQVLEYFDKALERIPGVGAVYKSFRQMSDVMLESDADNFQSVKLVEFPHQDAYTLGFSTTETPDPITTAAGHEDMQTLFLPLAPNPVMGGHLTHVPKDRVMDVDMTVEEGMRTVVTMGVAISGGGGDADGLSQQRLEQLSGQDMAESKTREDSP from the coding sequence ATGCAGCGGGCGCGCGAATCGATGTACGACCGAATCCGGGAGGCGACGCTCACCGGGGTGGCCGTGGTCGTGCCGATTCTCGTCACGCTGTACGTGCTCAGCGTCGCGGTGGGCGTCGTCACCGACCTGCTCGACCCGCTGGTGGTGCTCCTCGAGGAACTCGGCGTGGCGCCGAACGCGTCCGAACTCATCGTCGACGTGGTGGGCGTCGGCGTCATCTTCGCGGTAACCGTCGTCGTCGGGTTCGCGGCGTCCTTCCAGTCCGGCGAGCAGGTCCTGGAGTACTTCGACAAGGCGCTCGAACGAATTCCGGGCGTGGGAGCCGTCTACAAGAGTTTCCGGCAGATGAGCGACGTGATGTTGGAGAGCGACGCGGACAACTTCCAGTCCGTGAAACTCGTGGAGTTCCCCCACCAGGACGCGTACACGCTCGGGTTCTCGACGACTGAGACGCCGGACCCGATTACGACGGCGGCGGGCCACGAGGACATGCAGACGCTGTTCCTGCCGCTCGCCCCGAACCCCGTGATGGGCGGCCACCTCACGCACGTCCCGAAAGACCGCGTGATGGACGTGGACATGACCGTCGAGGAGGGGATGCGCACCGTCGTCACGATGGGCGTCGCCATCTCCGGCGGCGGCGGTGACGCCGACGGTCTCTCCCAGCAGCGCCTCGAACAGTTGAGCGGCCAGGACATGGCGGAATCCAAGACCAGAGAGGACTCGCCGTGA